The genome window AATGGTTGCTAACACACAAATCAGTCTCAAGTTCTTTCAGAAACGTTCTCAGAATCCAAAACTTGCCCAGGGTTCGTCGAAATCTTCGTAGTGCTTCGACATGATCGAGGATATCTCGGTGTTGTGGTCAGTGTTCACTCCTGTTTCCTGCGAGGGGCAACCGATGGATTGACAGTGCTTCCTCATGGCTGCAGCAGCTGCCTCACTTGGCATTGCTTCATCATGGTGCAAGTAGCCCGGTTTTGCCGAGACCAGGAGTGGGTAGTGGAGAACTGAATTCTGAGGTGGATTGGAGGAGCTCATCTGGTGGTTCATCAATTGTTGATCTTCGGCAGCCATCGCAGTGAAGAAGGCAGGAGGAATAGCTTTGAAGTCGTAGAGTTGATCATGGTGGATGAAGCTGGAATCAGGCCTCATGTTAGAATCCATGCATAGGGGATCCATTAGAGGAGGCAAGGCACTGAAGTCCTTGAGATCACCTCCATTGGAGTTGATCGCAGGTGGTGAGCTCTTCTTCAGTCCTGCATGCTTGTAGAAGACCCTACACACAACCCATTCATCCTGCAATGGAACTGGTTTAGTtacatgtagagagagagagagagagagagagagagagagagagagaggataatagTACCTTGGCAGAGTTGGGGAGATTGGAGAGAGGATATTTGCCTTCAAGCCTGAACTCATGCATCACCCAATTAGTCCTGTCTCCTCTGGGAGCTCTTCCTTTGTAGAACACAAGGGTTTTCTTCATGCCAATAAGGACTCCTTTTCCCCTACATATCTCCTTATCTTTCCCGGTGGCTTTCCAATAGCCAGCTTCAGTGGCCCTGTTGGTCCTCATGCCAGTTGGATACTTCCTGTCCTTCTGGCAGAAGAAGTACATCTCCTTTCCTCCCATCTTTGCCTTGCCTAGCACAGAACAACACAACATGCATGCACCAAAATCTTAGAACCGGACAGCAACAAGGAAAGGTACAAGGCATGGAAAGCttgaggaggaagagaagcatCAGTACTTGGAAGATCCCATGGCTCACACTTGTTCAGATCCACCTCTCCGATAGCTCTTGCTGTGTAGCAGTGGTCGATGATCTTCTGCATGACGTAGTGAGTGATGATCTCTTCATCCGTAGGGTGGAATCTGAAGCCAGGGGGCAAGTCCCAGCAGTCATCCACCATGGTTGCGTGCACCTCGAATAAGGAAGCTTTGGAGATCCCAAGAACAGACAATTACGGTAGAGAGatggagatccaaggagaaggaaACAAAGGGAAGGTTGCTGTGATGTCGGGGTCGATGTAACAAAGGAAAAGAAATAGAGAGATGACTAGTCATATCGAAGGATAAGATACGTAACGCTCAAGGCACTTCCAAGAGAAGCTACTAGGGTTCTTTAATGCCACTGTTATTGGCTTCATTACCCATAATATTCTCTCTACCCACAATATAATACATAGAGTTCGTCCTGGTATTCCTCTCTCCCAAATCCCAATCTTTTCATCACCCATCACCTTCATCTTGGATGGTGTAGTTTCCCGGAATCTACTGCTATGTCTGAATCAGTCATCTTGTGAAGGAAACAACCGAGTCAGAGGTAACTCTGACCCACAGGAACATGCACCTCGACCAGGTTGAGTCAACCTAACACTGGAAGCTTATAGAACATCAAACTGCAGTCCCAGTGGTCTTTGTTTGAAGTAATTGATGACACAGCAGAAATTTGATTTGGCTtatacttttgcttctttttggtGCATATGTTTTGCTTTTCAAGTTTGAAGGTGTTTACTTCAGATCTTGAATTCAGACATCAAATTATTCATGCATTGAAGTACCAAAAAAATTGTTGTAGTCATCTGAAAAGTCACTTGCATGAAGCCAAATATTGTTGCAGATTGATCTAATCTTTGAAGTGAACTAAACCTTGAAAAGCAATCATGTTGATTCACAAAATATTTCATCAACAGAGTTCCTGTACTACAAAACCCCAAAGGAAAGGGCAAGAAAAAAGGAATTGCTCATGAAGGGGAAGACACTAATGTCATTGCATGTGATTTGCCATGATGTCAAATTCAACAAATGATTAATTAGTCAATTGGATTATTGAAATGCATATGGTGGTGGTGAAGACATTTCTTGTGAGAATTATTGCAATGCTTGGCAGGGATCAGCTGATCCAATCTAAACCAAGACTTGTTCATCTCTCTTTTCAGCATAAACAACAAAAATATGAAGacagaaaacaaaaacttgaCCTGACAATTCAAACTCAATTTTTTTTGTTCACATTCTTACTCATCTGTTGAACACCATATTAACAATAGCAAGTAGGAATTAATATCATTAGCAAAATGTCACAATGTGACAGTAAGAAAGCTCCTACACATCAATCTTAATAAGTTAATTATCCTTACATGGTATATCAATCACCCTAAGACAATGAACATTGCACTGTAATTCCCTTCTTGTACTTGGTATTTATTGTATGTTCCCACAAACTTAAAAGAGACTACATAATACATTCACCACTATATTTTTGCCTCATTTCACTCTTTGTTGATATcattgcaaagcttgaaaccaacCTTTTAGATTGATAGATATATCATTAATTTCCATCTTTAGCCGTActtaatatttatttacttaAGTTAACATATATTTTTATATGCCAAAATGTAAAGAGCACCTTAATTTAATTAATGATTTTAGCATCATAATTAGTCTTTAAGCAATTAACTTATAATGGCTCATAGagattaattatcttaaaatatgaaatatatatccAACTTGCCTTATTTGAAATGGCATTTAGGGTTAATGCTAATATGTTTCGTAGCTATCAACTAGGATTATATCAATTGCTTCGCACACGAGTCATCGGTGATTCGTAGAGCTCCTTAACTCTATGAAAAGTGATGATTGCAGAGTTGCAGTTGCACTAAAATATGAAGCTTCACATGAACACAAATAATGTTGTCATGTCCACCAAAACTAAACAAGATTTGGTCCTGTCAGCATCATCCAACTACATCAATCATTTGGGCCCATAAGTTATCCA of Musa acuminata AAA Group cultivar baxijiao chromosome BXJ2-3, Cavendish_Baxijiao_AAA, whole genome shotgun sequence contains these proteins:
- the LOC135607157 gene encoding NAC domain-containing protein 92-like, whose product is MVDDCWDLPPGFRFHPTDEEIITHYVMQKIIDHCYTARAIGEVDLNKCEPWDLPSKAKMGGKEMYFFCQKDRKYPTGMRTNRATEAGYWKATGKDKEICRGKGVLIGMKKTLVFYKGRAPRGDRTNWVMHEFRLEGKYPLSNLPNSAKDEWVVCRVFYKHAGLKKSSPPAINSNGGDLKDFSALPPLMDPLCMDSNMRPDSSFIHHDQLYDFKAIPPAFFTAMAAEDQQLMNHQMSSSNPPQNSVLHYPLLVSAKPGYLHHDEAMPSEAAAAAMRKHCQSIGCPSQETGVNTDHNTEISSIMSKHYEDFDEPWASFGF